The Microbacterium sp. Nx66 genome contains a region encoding:
- a CDS encoding branched-chain amino acid aminotransferase, with protein MTTIDAETSVAPLEFAVTKNLNAASPARVAEVLENPGFGVVFTDHMVDICWSVKGGWHRPRVQPYGPIPLDPAASVLHYAQEIFEGIKAYRHADGSIHTFRPDRNAARLQASARRLALPELPTEYFIQSLRELIAVDGRWVPSGADQSLYLRPFMFAKEAFLGVRAAQKVAYYVIASPAGAYFTGGVKPVRIWLSEDYARAGRGGTGKAKTGGNYASSLLPQAEASAKGCDQVVFLNENRDVEELGGMNVVFVFKDGRVVTPESDSILEGITRDSLLQLAEDRGYTVEKRPISIDEWREGVASGDIVEVFACGTAAVVTPIGALVGEGFDEPQPLGELALSLREELTDIQYGRREDKHGWLLRLDA; from the coding sequence ATGACGACGATCGACGCCGAGACGAGCGTGGCTCCCCTGGAGTTCGCCGTGACGAAGAACCTGAACGCGGCCTCGCCGGCACGCGTCGCCGAAGTGCTGGAGAACCCCGGTTTCGGGGTCGTCTTCACCGACCACATGGTCGACATCTGCTGGTCGGTCAAGGGCGGCTGGCACCGTCCGCGTGTGCAGCCCTACGGCCCGATCCCGCTCGACCCCGCGGCGTCCGTGCTGCACTACGCACAGGAGATCTTCGAGGGCATCAAGGCCTACCGGCACGCCGACGGCTCGATCCACACCTTCCGTCCCGACCGCAACGCCGCGCGCCTGCAGGCGAGCGCCCGCCGCCTGGCGCTGCCGGAGCTGCCGACGGAGTACTTCATCCAGTCGCTGCGGGAGCTCATCGCCGTCGACGGCCGGTGGGTGCCGTCCGGTGCCGACCAGAGCCTGTACCTGCGACCGTTCATGTTCGCCAAGGAGGCCTTCCTCGGCGTGCGAGCGGCGCAGAAGGTCGCCTACTACGTGATCGCCAGCCCCGCGGGCGCCTACTTCACCGGAGGCGTGAAGCCGGTGCGCATCTGGCTCTCCGAGGACTACGCCCGCGCCGGCCGCGGTGGCACCGGCAAGGCGAAGACGGGGGGCAACTACGCCTCCAGCCTCCTGCCGCAGGCCGAGGCCAGCGCGAAGGGCTGCGACCAGGTCGTGTTCCTCAACGAGAACCGCGACGTCGAGGAGCTCGGTGGCATGAACGTTGTGTTCGTCTTCAAGGACGGTCGTGTCGTCACGCCGGAGTCCGACAGCATCCTCGAGGGCATCACGCGGGATTCGCTGCTGCAGCTCGCCGAGGACCGCGGCTACACGGTCGAGAAGCGACCGATCTCGATCGACGAGTGGCGCGAGGGCGTGGCCTCCGGCGACATCGTCGAGGTGTTCGCCTGTGGCACGGCCGCGGTCGTGACGCCGATCGGCGCGCTCGTGGGCGAGGGTTTCGACGAGCCGCAGCCGCTGGGCGAGCTGGCGCTGTCGCTCCGCGAGGAGCTCACCGACATCCAGTACGGCCGCCGCGAGGACAAGCACGGCTGGCTCCTCCGCCTCGACGCCTGA
- a CDS encoding type IV toxin-antitoxin system AbiEi family antitoxin domain-containing protein: protein MSRRLSFSDAWDLVRSREEVLDAGVTERELAAAVAHGRLRRVHRGAYVDADVWDELWPEGRQLVRVCAVRRASPGGGPVFSHLSAAALWGLPLVGPIRDDVHTAIRSRRHTRTEAGVVRHQMMLDEGDVVRRHGLRCTSLARTVFDLARLLRPEAVVAAGDAALRLVSVDGHEVDQDAVAAWRAEVEGLCAAGLRGVRRARWIGAFADGRAQLPGESVSRLQLHRLGFRDIDLQVPLVGSDGARYFADFGFPRSQALGEFDGEDKYRDAELRTMPTAADAVMAEKHREDEIRGVTGWRVVRWGSRHIRTPEDLGRRLGAFGVRPPG from the coding sequence ATGTCGCGGCGCCTCTCGTTCTCCGATGCCTGGGATCTCGTGCGGTCGCGGGAGGAGGTCCTCGATGCGGGCGTCACGGAACGGGAGCTGGCGGCGGCGGTCGCGCACGGCAGGCTACGGCGCGTGCACCGCGGGGCGTACGTCGACGCGGATGTCTGGGACGAGCTGTGGCCGGAGGGGCGGCAGCTCGTGCGGGTGTGCGCCGTCCGCAGGGCCAGTCCGGGCGGGGGTCCCGTGTTCTCGCACCTCTCCGCCGCCGCGCTCTGGGGGCTGCCGCTCGTGGGGCCGATCCGGGACGACGTGCACACCGCGATCCGCAGCCGTCGGCACACCAGGACCGAGGCCGGGGTCGTCCGACACCAGATGATGCTCGACGAGGGCGATGTCGTCCGGCGGCACGGGCTCCGGTGCACGTCGCTGGCCCGCACCGTGTTCGATCTCGCCCGACTGCTGCGACCGGAGGCCGTCGTCGCCGCGGGGGATGCGGCACTGCGGCTGGTCTCGGTCGACGGGCACGAGGTGGACCAGGATGCCGTCGCCGCCTGGCGGGCCGAAGTCGAAGGCCTGTGCGCGGCGGGACTCCGGGGTGTGCGGCGCGCGCGATGGATCGGAGCCTTCGCGGATGGACGGGCGCAGCTCCCGGGCGAGAGCGTGAGTCGCCTCCAGTTGCATCGACTCGGGTTCCGAGACATCGATCTGCAGGTCCCCCTCGTGGGCTCCGACGGTGCTCGGTACTTCGCCGACTTCGGGTTCCCGCGGTCGCAGGCCCTCGGGGAGTTCGACGGGGAGGACAAGTACCGGGATGCGGAGCTGCGGACGATGCCCACGGCGGCCGATGCGGTGATGGCGGAGAAGCACCGCGAGGACGAGATCCGCGGGGTGACCGGCTGGCGGGTGGTGCGCTGGGGCTCCCGGCACATCCGCACCCCCGAGGACCTCGGACGACGGCTGGGCGCGTTCGGCGTCCGTCCTCCCGGATGA
- a CDS encoding fumarylacetoacetate hydrolase family protein gives MKIARFSHDDAIMYGIIDDRELVVLAGDPMFSGYETTGARVPLTEVTLLAPVIPRSKVVCVGKNYHDHAAEMGGVAPEEPLLFLKPNTAVIGPDDAIVRPTALSERTEYEGELVVVIGRIAKNVKAENALDHVLGYTIGNDVTARDLQRKDGQWSRAKGFDTFCPLGPVIETDFDPAQATIETRVNGEVRQHAPLTDMIHSVAAIIEYASAVFTLLPGDVIMTGTPAGVGTFEAGDTVEVEISGLGILRNPVRDAAPAS, from the coding sequence ATGAAGATCGCCCGGTTCAGCCACGACGACGCCATCATGTACGGGATCATCGACGACCGCGAGCTCGTGGTCCTCGCCGGGGACCCGATGTTCTCGGGGTATGAGACCACCGGCGCCCGCGTCCCGCTGACCGAGGTCACGCTGCTCGCGCCCGTCATCCCGCGCTCCAAGGTCGTGTGCGTCGGCAAGAACTACCACGATCACGCCGCCGAGATGGGCGGAGTGGCCCCCGAGGAGCCGCTGCTGTTCCTCAAGCCGAACACCGCCGTGATCGGCCCGGATGACGCGATCGTGCGTCCCACCGCGCTGTCCGAGCGCACGGAGTACGAGGGCGAGCTCGTGGTCGTGATCGGACGGATCGCGAAGAACGTGAAGGCGGAGAACGCCCTCGACCACGTGCTCGGCTACACGATCGGCAACGACGTCACCGCACGCGACCTGCAGCGCAAGGACGGGCAGTGGTCGCGGGCGAAGGGCTTCGACACGTTCTGCCCGCTCGGACCCGTGATCGAGACGGACTTCGACCCCGCGCAGGCCACGATCGAGACGCGGGTCAACGGCGAGGTCCGCCAGCACGCGCCGCTCACCGACATGATCCACTCGGTCGCCGCGATCATCGAGTACGCCTCCGCGGTGTTCACGCTCCTTCCGGGCGACGTCATCATGACGGGGACACCCGCGGGCGTCGGCACGTTCGAGGCGGGCGACACCGTCGAGGTGGAGATCTCCGGACTCGGCATCCTGCGCAACCCCGTGCGCGACGCCGCTCCCGCGTCATGA
- a CDS encoding MFS transporter, translating to MTDVALTATQQQAVQRRTVLVLSLGQVLGGIAFGATVSLGALLAADISGSDALSGLATASVTLGAALCAIPLARMAARLGRRRALTLGNLFALVGIAVVILAASVRVFPLLLVGILLIGAGNAGNLQSRFAATDLAAPQHRGRDLSIVVWSTTIGGVAGPLLLGPGEIVGQAIGMPPQTGSYVFSFVAQCAALALYLVALRPDPLLAAQRLAQAAAATTSAVVADRPRVARYAIFAIAGSHVVMASVMAMTPVHLSHMAHGAHGAAATPADVSALVGITIALHVGGMYALSPVFGVLADRWGRLRVVLLGQALLGGALAFAVFAGTEAWGVMVALILLGLGWSAATVAGAALLTEASAPEVRTRRQGRSDSLMSLSAAAGSVLAGIVLSNFQYAGLGIAASVLVLAIVALSPLARSSAR from the coding sequence ATGACCGACGTCGCCCTCACGGCGACGCAGCAGCAGGCGGTCCAGCGCCGCACCGTGCTCGTGCTGTCGCTGGGGCAGGTGCTGGGCGGCATCGCCTTCGGCGCCACCGTGTCGCTCGGTGCGCTGCTCGCCGCGGACATCTCCGGCAGCGACGCGCTCTCCGGGCTCGCGACGGCATCGGTGACCCTGGGCGCCGCGCTCTGCGCGATCCCGCTCGCCCGGATGGCCGCACGGCTCGGACGCCGCCGCGCCCTCACCCTCGGCAATCTCTTCGCCCTCGTCGGCATCGCCGTGGTGATCCTCGCGGCGTCGGTGCGCGTCTTCCCGCTCCTGCTCGTCGGCATCCTGCTGATCGGTGCGGGGAACGCGGGCAACCTGCAATCCCGGTTCGCGGCCACGGACCTCGCGGCGCCGCAGCACCGCGGGCGTGACCTCTCGATCGTCGTCTGGTCCACCACGATCGGCGGCGTGGCGGGACCGCTGCTGCTCGGCCCGGGGGAGATCGTCGGACAGGCGATCGGGATGCCTCCGCAGACGGGTTCCTACGTCTTCTCGTTCGTCGCGCAGTGCGCGGCGCTCGCGCTCTACCTCGTCGCCCTCCGCCCCGATCCGCTGCTGGCCGCGCAGCGACTCGCTCAGGCCGCCGCCGCGACGACGAGCGCCGTCGTGGCGGACCGCCCGCGCGTGGCCCGCTACGCGATCTTCGCCATCGCGGGGTCGCACGTGGTGATGGCGTCGGTCATGGCGATGACCCCGGTGCATCTCTCGCACATGGCCCACGGCGCTCACGGTGCGGCGGCGACACCGGCGGACGTCTCAGCGCTCGTCGGCATCACCATCGCGCTGCACGTCGGCGGCATGTACGCGCTCTCGCCGGTGTTCGGCGTGCTGGCCGACCGCTGGGGGCGGCTGCGCGTGGTGCTGCTCGGGCAGGCTCTGCTCGGCGGCGCCCTGGCCTTCGCCGTCTTCGCGGGCACCGAGGCGTGGGGCGTCATGGTCGCCCTCATCCTCCTCGGCCTCGGCTGGAGTGCCGCGACGGTCGCCGGTGCCGCGCTGCTCACCGAAGCCTCCGCGCCCGAGGTGCGCACTCGTCGTCAGGGACGCAGCGACTCGCTGATGAGCCTGTCCGCCGCCGCCGGGTCCGTCCTCGCCGGCATCGTGCTGTCGAACTTCCAGTACGCCGGGCTCGGCATCGCGGCCTCGGTGCTCGTCCTCGCGATCGTCGCGCTGTCACCGCTCGCCCGGAGCAGCGCGCGGTGA
- a CDS encoding class I SAM-dependent methyltransferase yields the protein MKAWDGVGEAYAASYAALCAGTFEPLTAALGPAEGRGLLDVGAGEGRLTSRFARRGWDVTACEPEPTMRAVAHREHPTLRIVEGGLPTLPFGDGSFDAAVANFVLNHVSSPRTAARELGRVARGPVAATIWTRSPSWFWAEVVERAGLPPYAGERLPAEEDFARTPDGFADVLTDAGLPEVVVTEHTWTWEADPGALWTSVEGGVAGAGAQYALLSTAERRRFRAGFEETVAAHRVGTVLPLEHRAAVAVSRRG from the coding sequence GTGAAGGCCTGGGACGGCGTCGGAGAGGCCTATGCCGCTTCGTACGCCGCCCTGTGCGCCGGGACCTTCGAGCCTCTCACCGCCGCACTCGGCCCGGCGGAGGGTCGTGGCCTGCTGGACGTCGGCGCGGGGGAAGGCCGTCTCACGTCCCGCTTCGCACGCCGGGGATGGGACGTCACAGCCTGCGAGCCCGAGCCGACGATGCGTGCCGTCGCCCACCGGGAGCACCCGACGCTGCGCATCGTCGAGGGCGGGCTGCCGACGCTGCCCTTCGGCGACGGGTCCTTCGATGCCGCCGTGGCGAACTTCGTGCTGAACCACGTCTCCTCCCCGCGGACCGCCGCCCGCGAGCTGGGTCGGGTCGCGCGTGGTCCGGTCGCCGCGACGATCTGGACCCGTTCGCCGTCGTGGTTCTGGGCGGAGGTCGTCGAACGCGCGGGGTTGCCGCCGTACGCGGGGGAGAGGCTCCCCGCCGAAGAGGACTTCGCACGCACCCCGGACGGCTTCGCGGACGTGCTCACCGACGCCGGGCTCCCGGAGGTCGTGGTCACCGAGCACACCTGGACGTGGGAGGCCGACCCCGGCGCGCTGTGGACCTCCGTCGAAGGGGGTGTGGCCGGCGCCGGCGCCCAGTACGCCCTGCTCTCCACGGCCGAGCGCCGCCGGTTCCGCGCGGGGTTCGAGGAGACGGTCGCGGCGCATCGGGTGGGAACAGTGCTGCCCCTGGAGCACCGCGCGGCGGTGGCGGTCTCGCGCCGGGGCTGA
- the gltX gene encoding glutamate--tRNA ligase, producing MATPHPLTTTASGADVRVRFCPSPTGLPHVGMVRTALYNWAYARHNGGKMVFRIEDTDAARDSEESFRQLVDALTWLKIDWDEGVEVGGPHASYRQSERHDIYREVIDKLLATGALYESYSTAEEIDARNETNGRAKQLGYDNFDRDLTDEQKAAFRAEGRQPALRLRVPDEDLTYVDLIRGEVTFPAGSFPDFVVVRPNGVPLYTFVNPVDDALMGITHVLRGEDLMPSTARQLSLYAALIDAGVTTFVPRFAHMPLVLGETGNKKLSKRDPQADLFLHRERGFIHEGLLNYLALLGWSIGPDRDVFSLDEFIAAFDIENVNPNPARFDQKKAESINGDHIRMLDVKDFAERTVPYLAAAGLFDEPTHEQLVLAFRAAPLVQERVQLLGEVPGMLGFLFRDEVSYDADALKGLPANAAAVLDACVTALEPVADFTPEKIQEALSTALVENLELKPRVAYGPPRVAITGRRVSPPLFESMELLGKDESLRRLRALSAFLAN from the coding sequence ATGGCTACTCCGCATCCCCTCACCACGACCGCCAGCGGCGCCGACGTCCGCGTCCGCTTCTGCCCCTCTCCGACGGGGCTGCCGCACGTCGGCATGGTCCGCACGGCTCTGTACAACTGGGCCTATGCCCGTCACAACGGCGGGAAGATGGTGTTCCGCATCGAGGACACCGACGCCGCGCGCGACAGCGAGGAGAGCTTCCGCCAGCTCGTCGACGCGCTCACGTGGCTGAAGATCGACTGGGACGAGGGTGTCGAGGTCGGCGGCCCGCACGCCTCGTACCGGCAGTCCGAGCGGCACGACATCTACCGCGAGGTGATCGACAAGCTCCTCGCGACGGGCGCGCTCTACGAGAGCTACTCGACGGCCGAGGAGATCGACGCCCGCAACGAGACCAACGGCCGCGCGAAGCAGCTCGGCTACGACAACTTCGACCGTGACCTCACCGACGAGCAGAAGGCCGCCTTCCGCGCCGAGGGCCGGCAGCCCGCCCTCCGCCTGCGGGTGCCGGACGAGGACCTCACGTACGTCGACCTCATCCGCGGCGAGGTCACCTTCCCCGCGGGCTCCTTCCCGGACTTCGTCGTCGTGCGCCCGAACGGGGTGCCGCTGTACACCTTCGTGAACCCCGTCGACGACGCGCTGATGGGCATCACGCACGTGCTCCGCGGCGAAGACCTCATGCCCTCCACCGCGCGCCAGCTCTCGCTCTACGCCGCTCTCATCGACGCGGGTGTGACGACGTTCGTGCCGCGGTTCGCCCACATGCCGCTCGTGCTGGGGGAGACCGGCAACAAGAAGCTCTCCAAGCGTGACCCCCAGGCCGATCTGTTCCTGCACCGGGAGCGCGGCTTCATCCATGAGGGCCTCCTGAACTACCTCGCGCTCCTGGGCTGGTCGATCGGCCCGGACCGCGACGTGTTCTCGCTCGACGAGTTCATCGCCGCGTTCGACATCGAGAACGTGAACCCCAACCCGGCCCGCTTCGACCAGAAGAAGGCCGAGTCGATCAACGGCGACCACATCCGCATGCTCGACGTGAAGGACTTCGCCGAGCGCACGGTGCCGTACCTCGCCGCGGCCGGTCTGTTCGACGAGCCGACCCACGAGCAGCTCGTCCTCGCCTTCCGCGCGGCGCCGCTGGTGCAGGAGCGCGTGCAGCTGCTGGGCGAGGTGCCGGGCATGCTCGGCTTCCTGTTCCGCGACGAGGTGTCGTACGACGCGGATGCGCTCAAGGGGCTGCCGGCCAACGCCGCCGCGGTGCTGGACGCCTGCGTCACCGCGCTGGAGCCGGTCGCCGACTTCACCCCGGAGAAGATCCAGGAGGCGCTCTCGACGGCGCTCGTGGAGAACCTCGAGCTCAAGCCGCGCGTGGCCTACGGGCCGCCGCGCGTGGCCATCACCGGCCGCCGCGTCTCGCCGCCCCTGTTCGAGTCGATGGAGCTGCTGGGCAAGGACGAGTCGCTGCGCCGCCTGCGCGCGCTCTCGGCGTTCCTCGCGAACTGA